The Parabacteroides sp. AD58 genome includes a window with the following:
- a CDS encoding HU family DNA-binding protein, protein MNNRLSIQDLASILSAQTGKSEEEAFRFLQEFIAVVSDGVYNDKLVKVKGLGTFKIIRVEERASVSVNSGERFVIPSHFKFTFTPDKELKELVNKPFSLFDTVELNENVNFSDVDVSSELNATEETSDESSEEILPDIVPANTPEETKEVDVSGKEEEPVAVSAAPVIENQADLVSPEPEQAVGNGNKSDSDEEQIVPEKPTIVSVSKVEKKHFKTSKLLFPLACLLVILVLGIIYIVCLSGRPTFNYTPQKLQAEVADSVVRTDSAVSADLGQVEMVDSTISATDTIVAPVPTVAHDEDTTKSDVLALVTIKAGDRLASFAKQYFGHKFFWVYIYDFNKDIIEDPNNIPIGTELRIPDPGLYGIDSTDRSSIDKAAALQSQILSKYSR, encoded by the coding sequence ATGAATAATCGACTTTCCATACAGGATTTGGCTTCGATTTTGTCTGCTCAGACAGGTAAAAGCGAAGAAGAAGCTTTTCGCTTTTTACAGGAGTTTATAGCTGTTGTCAGTGATGGTGTGTATAACGACAAACTGGTGAAAGTGAAAGGACTGGGTACCTTTAAGATTATCCGGGTTGAGGAACGTGCCAGTGTGTCGGTCAATTCAGGAGAGCGGTTTGTCATCCCTTCGCATTTTAAATTCACATTCACTCCAGATAAAGAATTGAAAGAGCTGGTGAACAAGCCTTTTTCACTCTTTGATACGGTTGAATTAAATGAGAATGTTAATTTCTCGGATGTGGATGTTTCATCGGAATTGAATGCAACAGAAGAAACTTCGGACGAATCTTCGGAAGAAATACTGCCGGACATAGTTCCTGCTAACACTCCAGAAGAAACAAAAGAAGTGGATGTGTCCGGAAAAGAAGAAGAGCCTGTGGCTGTTTCCGCAGCACCAGTAATTGAAAATCAAGCAGATTTAGTCAGCCCTGAACCAGAGCAGGCCGTCGGGAATGGAAACAAATCTGATTCTGATGAGGAACAGATAGTTCCTGAGAAGCCTACAATTGTGTCTGTTTCAAAAGTTGAAAAGAAACATTTCAAAACAAGCAAGCTGCTATTCCCGCTTGCTTGTTTATTGGTCATTCTCGTTTTGGGAATAATTTATATTGTCTGTTTGAGCGGTCGACCTACATTTAATTATACTCCACAAAAGCTTCAGGCAGAGGTTGCCGATTCGGTTGTTCGAACTGATTCTGCTGTTTCTGCCGATTTAGGGCAGGTTGAAATGGTTGATTCAACAATCTCTGCGACCGATACTATTGTTGCCCCAGTTCCAACTGTTGCCCACGACGAAGATACAACGAAGTCTGATGTCTTAGCTTTAGTGACGATCAAGGCTGGAGACCGCTTAGCTTCGTTTGCTAAACAATATTTCGGGCATAAATTTTTCTGGGTTTATATTTATGACTTTAATAAAGATATTATCGAGGATCCGAACAACATTCCTATTGGAACAGAATTGCGGATTCCTGATCCTGGATTGTATGGAATTGATTCGACCGATCGAAGTTCAATTGACAAAGCTGCTGCCTTACAATCCCAGATATTGAGTAAGTATAGCAGATAG
- a CDS encoding HU family DNA-binding protein, giving the protein MKSKEVIAELAERMGWTSKEVTEMLSALGSAIGTKLMEGDSVNLSSFGQFEVRKKMERISVNPTNGKRYLVPPKLVPVFKPASVMKGRLKEMENNE; this is encoded by the coding sequence ATGAAAAGTAAAGAAGTAATAGCAGAATTGGCTGAACGCATGGGCTGGACTTCGAAAGAAGTAACAGAAATGCTTTCTGCGCTTGGTTCTGCTATCGGAACAAAGCTGATGGAAGGCGATTCTGTTAATCTGTCTTCTTTCGGACAGTTTGAGGTACGGAAGAAAATGGAACGTATATCAGTCAATCCAACAAATGGCAAGCGTTATTTGGTTCCTCCGAAACTGGTGCCGGTCTTTAAACCGGCCTCTGTAATGAAAGGACGCTTAAAGGAAATGGAAAATAATGAATAA
- the rimO gene encoding 30S ribosomal protein S12 methylthiotransferase RimO, with translation MRKNKVDIITLGCSKNLVDSEQLMRQFAVNGYKVEHDPHKINGEIVVVNTCGFIGDAQEESIEMILELGQAKKQGKIGKLFVMGCLSERFLHDLEKELPEVDHFYGKFNWKELISDLGKAYHQELAYDRILTTPKHYAYLKIGEGCNRTCSYCSIPIITGAYQSRPMEDLVNEVKLLVGRGVKEFQLIAQDLTFYGVDLYKRMALPELVERISDVPGVEWIRLHYGYPTHFPLDLLRVMRERENVCKYMDIALQHISDNMLKLMRRNITKAETYELIERMRSEVPGIHLRTTLMVGHPGETDADFEELLEFVRKARFERMGAFAYSHEEGTYAYKHYTDDIPQEVKQERLDTLMRIQERISLDVNRSKIDKVFKVMLDREEEDFFVGRTEYDSPEVDPEVLIRKDQVLTPGEFYQVQIEDAQAFELYGKALLK, from the coding sequence ATGAGAAAGAATAAAGTTGATATCATTACGTTGGGCTGTTCGAAGAATTTGGTTGATTCGGAACAACTGATGCGCCAGTTTGCTGTAAATGGCTATAAAGTAGAACATGATCCGCATAAGATTAACGGCGAGATCGTAGTTGTAAATACCTGTGGATTTATCGGTGACGCTCAGGAAGAATCCATCGAAATGATTTTGGAGCTGGGACAGGCCAAGAAACAGGGTAAAATCGGCAAATTGTTTGTCATGGGTTGTCTATCCGAACGTTTCCTGCACGACCTGGAAAAAGAATTGCCTGAAGTAGACCATTTCTATGGGAAGTTTAACTGGAAGGAACTGATCTCTGACCTGGGAAAGGCTTATCATCAGGAACTGGCGTACGACCGGATCTTGACGACGCCGAAGCATTATGCCTATCTGAAGATTGGGGAAGGCTGTAACCGTACTTGCTCTTATTGTTCGATACCTATTATTACAGGAGCCTACCAGTCTCGTCCGATGGAAGATCTGGTAAATGAGGTAAAGCTGCTGGTTGGTCGTGGCGTGAAAGAATTCCAGCTGATTGCACAGGATTTGACATTCTATGGTGTCGATTTATACAAACGGATGGCGCTGCCTGAATTAGTTGAGCGCATCTCGGATGTTCCCGGAGTGGAATGGATTCGTCTGCACTATGGATATCCGACTCATTTTCCTTTGGATCTGTTGCGCGTGATGCGTGAACGGGAGAATGTATGCAAATATATGGATATTGCCTTGCAGCATATCAGCGACAATATGCTGAAGCTGATGCGACGGAACATCACAAAGGCTGAGACCTACGAGCTGATAGAACGGATGCGCAGTGAAGTGCCCGGCATCCATCTGCGGACAACCTTGATGGTTGGACATCCGGGAGAAACCGATGCCGACTTTGAAGAGTTGCTGGAGTTTGTCCGGAAAGCACGTTTCGAACGGATGGGCGCCTTTGCGTACAGCCATGAAGAAGGAACGTATGCTTATAAACATTACACAGACGATATTCCACAGGAAGTGAAACAGGAACGCTTAGATACGCTGATGCGCATTCAGGAACGCATATCGTTGGATGTGAATCGCTCCAAAATAGACAAGGTTTTTAAAGTCATGCTTGACCGGGAAGAAGAGGACTTCTTTGTAGGGCGCACGGAATATGATTCTCCGGAAGTTGATCCGGAAGTGTTAATCCGCAAAGACCAGGTTTTAACACCGGGCGAATTTTATCAGGTCCAGATTGAAGATGCCCAGGCCTTTGAGCTATATGGTAAAGCTTTATTAAAATAA
- the ftsY gene encoding signal recognition particle-docking protein FtsY has translation MGIFSFFSKEKKETLDKGLSKTKENVFTKITRAIAGKSKVDDAVLDNLEEVLITSDVGVETTLKIIDRIEKRVERDKYVTTSELTGILRDEIANLLTENKTEDGDGFTLPEDKKPYVIMVVGVNGVGKTTTIGKLAYQFKKAGKKVYLGAADTFRAAAVEQLVIWSERVGVPIVKQKMGSDPASVAFDALSSAKANDADVVIIDTAGRLHNKINLMNELTKIKNVMKKVIPDAPHEILLVLDGSTGQNAFEQAKQFTAATEVNALAVTKLDGTAKGGVVIGISDQFKIPVKYIGLGEGIEDLQVFRKREFVNSLFGE, from the coding sequence ATGGGTATATTTAGTTTTTTCAGCAAAGAGAAAAAAGAAACGCTCGACAAAGGCCTTTCCAAAACAAAAGAAAATGTTTTTACCAAAATCACCAGAGCTATTGCGGGTAAAAGCAAAGTAGATGATGCGGTATTGGACAATTTGGAAGAGGTGCTGATTACTTCGGATGTGGGTGTGGAAACAACGCTGAAAATCATTGACCGCATCGAAAAGCGTGTGGAACGGGATAAATATGTGACAACTTCTGAATTGACGGGTATTCTTCGTGATGAAATAGCAAATCTGCTGACAGAAAACAAGACAGAAGACGGAGACGGTTTTACATTGCCGGAAGACAAGAAACCGTATGTGATTATGGTTGTTGGCGTAAATGGTGTTGGAAAAACAACTACAATTGGAAAATTGGCTTATCAGTTTAAGAAAGCCGGGAAAAAAGTATATTTAGGGGCAGCTGATACTTTCCGTGCTGCAGCGGTTGAACAGCTGGTGATCTGGAGTGAACGTGTTGGAGTTCCGATTGTAAAACAAAAGATGGGTTCTGATCCGGCTTCAGTTGCTTTTGATGCTTTAAGCTCGGCCAAAGCTAACGATGCAGATGTTGTGATTATTGACACAGCAGGCCGTTTGCATAATAAAATCAATTTGATGAATGAGCTGACGAAGATCAAGAATGTGATGAAGAAGGTGATCCCGGATGCACCTCATGAAATTTTACTTGTACTGGATGGCTCGACGGGGCAAAACGCTTTCGAGCAGGCCAAACAATTTACAGCGGCTACAGAAGTAAATGCGCTGGCTGTTACCAAATTGGATGGAACAGCAAAAGGAGGTGTCGTTATTGGTATCTCTGACCAGTTTAAGATTCCGGTAAAATATATAGGTCTGGGAGAAGGAATAGAAGACCTGCAAGTGTTCCGTAAGCGCGAATTTGTGAATTCTTTGTTTGGAGAATAA
- a CDS encoding ATP-dependent helicase, which produces MEKYLEELNESQRKAVVYLDGPALVIAGAGSGKTRVLTYKIAWLLKQGFAPHRILALTFTNKAAREMKERIAGIVGEETARRLWMGTFHSIFSRILRREAERLGFTSNFTIYDATDSKNLIKSIIKEMQLDDKVYRPGMIQSRISNAKNALITYKAYEQNKQLIEDDLRNKIPLVRDIYARYQNRCLQAGAMDFDDLLLQTNLLFRDHPDVLEKYRDYFQYVLVDEYQDTNFAQHLIVKRLCEGRGNLCVVGDDAQSIYSFRGANIDNILQFKQLYPGCQIFKLERNYRSTQNIVNAANSLIRKNTAQIPKQVYSEKEEGSKLQVLSSYSDYEEAYAVAARVQEMRRQMPYADMAVLYRTNAQSRILEEAMRKRNIPYRVYGGLSFYQRKEVKDVISYFRLVINPHDEEAFKRVINYPTRGIGDTTVSKLVSAATTYGVSLWAVLQSLSDYAVPVNAGTAKKLVAFRELIDSFRERNQELPADEIATAIVKESGIVALLAQDHSTEGIGKFENLQELLKGIAEFCQIRQEEGNTQVSLGDFLAEVSLLTDQDQEGDENTDKVTLMTVHAAKGLEFGAVFVVGLEEELFPSAMSKDNPRAIEEERRLFYVAITRAEHHCILSFARSRFKNGQTTMCIPSRFLRDIDMKYLETEDSYRRPETDSFVSERKTESRPAFTSPLQQAKMRETPSVGPRKLTRMTETRVSSAAEQDFSDFQVGMRVRHARFGEGVILSFDGDGNNRKALIEFDNSGQKQLFLKFARLEKM; this is translated from the coding sequence GTGGAAAAATATCTGGAAGAATTAAATGAAAGTCAGCGGAAAGCCGTGGTTTATCTGGATGGTCCGGCCTTGGTCATTGCCGGAGCTGGTTCTGGCAAGACGCGGGTGCTGACCTATAAGATTGCTTGGTTGCTGAAGCAAGGCTTTGCCCCGCATCGTATTTTGGCCCTTACATTTACGAACAAAGCTGCTCGGGAGATGAAAGAACGTATCGCCGGGATTGTGGGAGAAGAAACTGCCCGCCGGCTTTGGATGGGCACTTTCCATTCGATCTTTTCCCGTATTTTGCGGCGGGAGGCAGAGCGACTGGGATTCACCTCCAATTTTACAATCTATGATGCGACCGATTCGAAGAACCTGATCAAGTCGATCATCAAGGAAATGCAGCTGGATGACAAGGTGTATCGTCCGGGTATGATACAGAGTCGGATCTCGAATGCCAAGAATGCGCTGATCACATATAAGGCTTATGAACAGAATAAGCAGCTGATAGAAGATGACCTGAGAAACAAGATCCCTCTGGTACGGGATATTTATGCCCGCTATCAGAACCGTTGCCTGCAGGCTGGTGCGATGGATTTCGATGACCTGCTGTTGCAGACGAACCTGCTGTTCAGGGATCATCCGGACGTGCTGGAAAAATATCGTGATTATTTCCAGTATGTACTGGTGGACGAGTATCAGGATACCAATTTTGCCCAGCATCTGATCGTAAAACGCCTGTGCGAAGGGCGAGGTAACCTGTGTGTGGTGGGCGACGACGCACAAAGTATCTATTCGTTCCGTGGAGCCAATATCGACAATATCCTTCAGTTCAAGCAACTCTATCCGGGTTGCCAGATCTTCAAGCTGGAGCGGAACTACCGTTCTACCCAAAATATCGTCAATGCGGCCAACAGCCTGATCCGGAAGAACACCGCCCAGATACCGAAACAAGTCTATTCAGAGAAGGAAGAGGGAAGCAAGCTGCAGGTTCTTTCTTCGTATTCCGACTACGAAGAAGCCTATGCCGTGGCTGCCCGCGTGCAGGAAATGAGGCGCCAGATGCCTTATGCCGATATGGCCGTTCTGTACCGTACCAATGCTCAGTCTCGTATCCTGGAAGAAGCCATGCGCAAGCGGAACATTCCTTACCGGGTTTACGGTGGCTTGTCGTTTTATCAGCGAAAAGAGGTGAAGGATGTGATTTCTTATTTCCGTCTGGTGATTAACCCGCACGATGAAGAGGCTTTCAAGCGGGTGATTAATTATCCGACGCGTGGAATAGGAGATACCACCGTATCCAAACTGGTCTCGGCTGCAACGACTTATGGAGTGAGTCTGTGGGCAGTCCTGCAATCCTTGTCTGATTATGCCGTACCTGTCAATGCGGGAACAGCCAAGAAGCTGGTCGCTTTCAGGGAACTGATTGATTCGTTCAGGGAACGCAATCAGGAACTGCCGGCTGATGAGATTGCTACTGCCATTGTCAAGGAAAGTGGTATCGTAGCCCTGTTGGCGCAGGATCATTCGACGGAAGGTATCGGTAAATTCGAGAATCTGCAGGAATTGCTGAAAGGTATTGCCGAGTTTTGCCAGATCCGTCAGGAAGAAGGAAATACTCAAGTTTCGTTAGGCGACTTCCTGGCAGAAGTATCGTTGCTGACAGACCAGGATCAGGAAGGAGACGAGAACACCGACAAGGTGACACTTATGACGGTGCATGCCGCCAAAGGACTGGAGTTCGGTGCCGTTTTCGTGGTCGGTCTGGAAGAAGAGCTGTTCCCGTCGGCCATGTCGAAAGACAATCCGCGGGCGATCGAAGAAGAACGGCGTCTGTTCTATGTGGCGATTACGAGGGCAGAACATCATTGTATATTATCGTTTGCCCGCAGCCGCTTTAAAAACGGACAGACAACGATGTGTATTCCGAGCCGTTTCCTGCGGGATATCGATATGAAATATCTGGAGACAGAAGACAGTTACAGAAGACCGGAGACTGATTCTTTTGTCTCTGAAAGGAAGACGGAAAGCCGGCCCGCTTTTACCTCACCATTGCAACAGGCAAAGATGCGGGAAACACCGTCGGTTGGTCCGCGCAAGCTGACTCGTATGACAGAAACGCGGGTTTCATCGGCAGCGGAACAAGACTTCTCAGATTTTCAGGTTGGCATGCGAGTCCGTCATGCCCGTTTTGGCGAAGGAGTGATCCTATCCTTCGACGGAGACGGAAATAACCGTAAGGCTCTTATCGAATTTGATAATTCGGGGCAAAAACAACTTTTTCTGAAATTTGCACGATTGGAAAAGATGTAA
- the ispE gene encoding 4-(cytidine 5'-diphospho)-2-C-methyl-D-erythritol kinase, translated as MICFPNAKINLGLNIVEKRPDGYHNIETVFYPIPIKDALEIAEAPSTSFTQTGIPIDAPAEKNLVMKALRAIKQNYTVPELQIGLLKAIPFGAGLGGGSADAAFMLKLVNQYAHLQISDDELERIASTIGADCPFFIRNQPVFATGIGNVFQPVRLSLAGWHLCLVKPDVAVSTAAAYAQVKPSRPAISLCEIINRPVSEWKDLMINDFEGSVFPAFPAIQSVKEKLYAAGAVYASMSGSGSSVFGLFPSETHLKSLFPDCFVWEGLME; from the coding sequence ATGATTTGTTTCCCCAACGCAAAGATCAACTTAGGCCTCAACATTGTTGAGAAACGGCCGGATGGTTATCATAACATCGAAACGGTATTTTATCCGATCCCTATAAAAGACGCTCTCGAAATAGCAGAAGCGCCGTCCACTTCATTTACACAGACCGGTATTCCGATAGATGCTCCAGCAGAAAAGAATCTGGTCATGAAGGCGCTGCGGGCTATCAAACAAAACTATACAGTGCCCGAGCTGCAAATCGGACTGCTCAAGGCCATTCCTTTCGGAGCCGGTTTGGGTGGCGGGTCTGCCGACGCAGCTTTCATGCTGAAGCTGGTCAACCAATATGCGCATCTGCAAATCAGCGACGATGAGCTGGAGCGGATCGCTTCGACCATTGGTGCAGACTGTCCGTTTTTTATCCGCAACCAGCCGGTGTTTGCAACAGGCATCGGTAACGTGTTCCAACCTGTCCGGCTATCACTTGCAGGATGGCATCTCTGTCTGGTCAAGCCGGATGTGGCAGTCTCTACAGCAGCCGCTTATGCCCAGGTGAAACCTTCTCGTCCGGCCATCTCGCTCTGCGAAATTATCAACCGTCCTGTCAGCGAGTGGAAAGACCTGATGATAAATGATTTCGAAGGAAGTGTCTTCCCGGCTTTTCCAGCCATTCAGTCTGTTAAGGAAAAACTTTATGCGGCAGGTGCAGTCTACGCTTCCATGTCCGGCTCCGGCTCGTCTGTCTTTGGTTTATTCCCATCTGAAACCCATCTGAAATCACTCTTTCCCGATTGCTTTGTCTGGGAAGGTCTGATGGAATAA
- the pbpC gene encoding penicillin-binding protein 1C, protein MHVWIPNPLISKPYSTLLYTTEASGRDVLLGARIAPDGQWRFPPDPEVPDKFAVCLTQYEDKRFWYHPGIDPFALVRAVQLNLTQSRVVSGGSTLTMQLARIARGNQSRTVGQKLVEMVWAIYLECTYSKGEILRMYASHAPFGGNVVGIEAAAWRYFGREAKDLSWAEQATLAVLPNSPALIHPGRNRAELKQKRDKLLYRLYEKRILDKTEYELACLETLPEKPLPLPNEAPHLLDRLAAEKTENRIQTTIDPILQGQIQRLVNRYVADYRSNYIYNAAALVADVESGEVLAYVGNVTDQDSDSGHGYQVDVITSPRSTGSVLKPFLYAAMLNDGLILPGTLIADTPLNINGFTPQNFNKTFYGAVPAHVAIERSLNVPLVRMLSQYNTGRFMSLLKRMGMTTLRYSEDHYGASLILGGAEGTLWDLAGMYASLARMSAHYHRYNGRYDRSDLHPLSLCPKDAQVPIRSVTDKRLSDESLLSYASLWFMFDAMSGVNRPEEEADWQQFSSMKRVAWKTGTSYGGRDAWAIGVTPRYVVGVWVGNATGEGRSGLTGVGYAAPILFDVFSLLPDVPWFDQPYDELVQMLVCRQSGHKASSVCDVVDTLYVPRAGMVTQVCPYHRFIHLSPDGRYRVNSSCESVSRMQKRPWFVLPPAQAYYYKHFHVEYEALPPLKPGCEEDQSRQIAILYPEHQAVLYLPKGFSGEREKVVLKATHSRPDATLYWHLDDVYLGETQQIHQMACFVEPGNHILTLMDEDGNRRSILFEVRE, encoded by the coding sequence ATGCATGTATGGATACCGAATCCCCTCATTTCTAAACCTTATTCTACACTGTTATATACGACTGAAGCTTCTGGGCGTGATGTGTTGTTGGGGGCGCGTATTGCTCCTGATGGGCAGTGGCGTTTTCCTCCTGATCCGGAAGTTCCCGATAAGTTTGCTGTTTGTCTGACACAATATGAGGACAAGCGGTTCTGGTATCATCCCGGAATTGATCCGTTTGCCTTGGTGCGTGCTGTGCAGTTGAATCTGACACAGAGTCGTGTTGTGAGTGGAGGCAGTACGCTTACGATGCAGCTGGCGAGAATTGCCCGCGGAAACCAGTCGCGTACGGTCGGGCAGAAGTTGGTAGAGATGGTTTGGGCGATTTATCTGGAATGTACATACAGTAAGGGAGAGATCTTGCGCATGTATGCTTCTCACGCGCCATTTGGTGGAAATGTTGTAGGGATTGAAGCCGCAGCGTGGCGTTATTTTGGTCGTGAGGCGAAAGACTTGTCGTGGGCTGAACAGGCTACCTTGGCTGTACTTCCGAATTCTCCGGCACTGATTCATCCGGGCCGGAACCGAGCTGAGCTGAAGCAAAAACGAGACAAGCTGCTGTACAGGCTGTATGAAAAGCGGATTTTGGATAAGACCGAATATGAACTGGCGTGTCTGGAAACACTACCAGAAAAACCATTGCCGTTGCCGAATGAAGCTCCACATTTGCTGGATCGGCTTGCTGCCGAAAAAACGGAGAATCGGATACAGACGACAATCGATCCTATTTTACAAGGACAGATACAGCGATTGGTTAACCGTTATGTGGCCGATTATCGTTCGAATTATATTTACAATGCGGCAGCTCTGGTGGCCGATGTCGAGTCGGGTGAAGTACTGGCTTACGTAGGAAATGTTACCGATCAGGATAGTGACAGCGGACATGGTTATCAGGTGGATGTCATTACTTCGCCACGCAGTACTGGTAGTGTGTTGAAGCCATTCCTTTATGCGGCTATGCTAAACGACGGACTTATTCTACCGGGTACACTGATAGCCGATACGCCTTTAAATATTAACGGATTTACACCTCAAAACTTCAATAAGACCTTTTATGGAGCTGTACCTGCTCATGTGGCTATCGAGCGTTCCCTGAATGTGCCGTTGGTCCGGATGCTGTCACAATATAATACAGGCCGATTTATGTCACTGCTCAAGCGTATGGGAATGACTACCTTACGTTATTCGGAAGATCATTACGGAGCATCGCTTATCTTGGGTGGAGCAGAAGGAACTTTATGGGATTTAGCGGGAATGTACGCTTCTCTGGCCCGAATGTCGGCACATTATCACCGCTACAATGGGCGATATGATCGTTCTGACTTGCATCCACTGAGTCTGTGTCCAAAAGATGCTCAAGTACCTATTCGATCGGTTACCGACAAGCGTCTTTCGGATGAATCGCTGCTTTCGTATGCTTCGCTATGGTTTATGTTTGATGCTATGTCGGGAGTAAACCGGCCGGAGGAAGAAGCCGACTGGCAGCAGTTCTCGTCGATGAAACGGGTAGCTTGGAAAACAGGTACGAGCTACGGCGGTCGTGATGCCTGGGCCATTGGTGTGACTCCCCGTTATGTTGTAGGAGTTTGGGTGGGTAACGCTACTGGCGAAGGACGCAGCGGGCTGACGGGAGTTGGATATGCAGCACCGATTCTGTTTGATGTCTTTTCGTTGTTGCCGGATGTACCTTGGTTCGATCAGCCTTACGATGAATTGGTACAGATGCTTGTCTGTCGTCAAAGTGGACACAAGGCTTCTTCGGTTTGTGACGTGGTAGATACCCTGTATGTTCCTCGGGCAGGAATGGTTACTCAGGTTTGTCCGTATCATCGTTTTATTCATTTGTCGCCTGATGGGCGTTATCGAGTAAACAGCTCTTGCGAGTCGGTAAGCCGGATGCAAAAACGTCCGTGGTTTGTATTGCCACCTGCACAGGCTTACTATTATAAGCATTTTCATGTTGAATACGAGGCTTTGCCGCCGCTGAAACCTGGGTGTGAAGAAGATCAGTCACGCCAGATCGCGATCCTGTATCCAGAGCATCAGGCCGTGCTTTATTTGCCGAAGGGCTTTTCAGGAGAACGGGAAAAAGTTGTCCTGAAGGCTACACATTCTCGCCCAGATGCTACATTATATTGGCATCTGGATGATGTGTATTTGGGAGAGACGCAGCAGATTCATCAGATGGCTTGTTTTGTTGAACCCGGGAATCATATTTTAACCTTAATGGATGAAGACGGGAATCGTCGGAGTATCTTGTTTGAGGTGCGGGAATGA
- a CDS encoding serine O-acetyltransferase, with translation MDRNDILKQIQENVRLLSAYDAPEYKYIPLHQKPSPSVVRIQELMNLLRSVIFPGFFDDVQEIREESLPYYLGVYLEQIYDLLHEQIYHGLCFETDDCSCSVKQKASELAIGFINRIPYVKYLLSTDVKAILDGDPAAKSVSEIIFCYPAILAMLHQRVAHELYVAGIPVLPRIITEMAHSRTGIDIHPGACIGEYFSMDHGTGIVIGQTAVIGNHVRLYQGVTLGAKSFTLDEEGLPMDVPRHPIIEDDVTIYSNASVLGRITIGKGSIIGGNIWLTHSVPAGSKIVQSRVVEDHFHAL, from the coding sequence ATGGATAGAAACGATATACTGAAACAAATACAAGAGAACGTCCGGTTGTTGTCGGCTTATGATGCTCCTGAATATAAATACATACCATTGCATCAGAAGCCGTCTCCTTCGGTCGTCCGCATTCAGGAATTGATGAATTTGCTTCGCTCGGTTATTTTCCCCGGCTTTTTCGATGATGTCCAGGAAATACGGGAGGAATCATTGCCCTATTATCTGGGTGTGTATTTAGAGCAGATTTATGACCTGCTTCACGAACAGATTTATCACGGACTGTGCTTTGAAACCGACGACTGTTCTTGTTCGGTGAAGCAGAAAGCTTCTGAGCTGGCTATCGGTTTTATCAATCGGATTCCGTATGTGAAATATCTGTTATCGACAGATGTGAAGGCGATTCTTGATGGTGATCCGGCAGCTAAGAGCGTGAGCGAGATTATTTTTTGCTATCCGGCCATTTTAGCTATGTTGCATCAGCGGGTAGCACACGAACTGTATGTAGCGGGCATTCCGGTCTTGCCGCGTATCATTACTGAGATGGCTCACTCGCGGACTGGGATAGATATTCATCCGGGTGCATGTATAGGTGAGTATTTCAGTATGGATCATGGAACAGGTATCGTTATCGGTCAGACTGCCGTTATTGGAAATCATGTCCGTCTGTATCAAGGTGTAACATTGGGAGCTAAGAGTTTTACTCTCGACGAAGAAGGGTTGCCGATGGACGTACCGCGGCATCCGATTATTGAAGATGATGTGACGATTTATTCGAATGCTTCCGTGTTGGGGCGGATTACTATTGGCAAAGGCTCTATCATCGGAGGTAATATCTGGTTGACGCATAGTGTGCCTGCAGGATCGAAGATTGTACAATCGCGGGTTGTTGAAGATCATTTCCATGCTTTGTAA